From Fibrobacter sp. UWEL, a single genomic window includes:
- a CDS encoding calcium/sodium antiporter: MNIVDLLPAILAVIVGLVVLVWSADKFVDGAVGVAKFCGMSTLLIGMVIVGFGTSAPEMVVSALSAVQGNPQLALGNAYGSNIANIALILGVTALISPILVQRSVLKKDLPLLIGVTVLSILLLLDGDVSRLDGVVFLAVFFGVMGFNIWKEKKSANKATEPAEAGELAEVSESAEKPMSLGKSIFWLVLGMGLLVASSRALVWGAVDIAHSLGVSDLLIGLTIVAIGTSLPELASSIAAARKGEDDLAVGNIIGSNLFNTLMVVGIAASISPMNQIDGEVLYRDMPLMGILTLSLLVLGFRRKGDGRINRVAGIVLLLVYVAYLTILGLKTTGVL, from the coding sequence ATGAATATTGTTGATTTGCTTCCGGCCATCCTGGCTGTCATTGTGGGGTTAGTTGTATTGGTATGGAGTGCCGATAAGTTCGTGGACGGCGCCGTTGGTGTTGCCAAGTTCTGCGGCATGTCTACCTTACTCATCGGCATGGTCATTGTGGGTTTTGGCACTAGTGCTCCCGAGATGGTCGTGTCCGCACTCTCTGCTGTGCAGGGAAACCCCCAGTTGGCGCTTGGTAATGCCTACGGAAGCAATATCGCCAATATTGCTTTAATCTTAGGTGTGACCGCCCTGATTTCACCCATCCTGGTGCAACGTTCTGTACTTAAGAAGGACCTTCCCTTGCTGATAGGGGTGACCGTTCTTTCCATCTTGCTTTTGCTGGATGGGGATGTTTCCCGTTTGGATGGCGTGGTTTTCCTCGCTGTCTTCTTTGGTGTCATGGGCTTTAACATCTGGAAGGAAAAGAAGTCTGCCAATAAGGCTACTGAACCTGCCGAAGCCGGTGAACTAGCTGAAGTCTCTGAATCTGCGGAAAAGCCTATGAGCTTGGGCAAGTCCATTTTCTGGCTGGTCCTGGGTATGGGCCTTCTGGTGGCAAGTTCCCGAGCTCTGGTTTGGGGTGCGGTGGATATCGCTCATAGCCTTGGCGTAAGCGATCTCCTCATTGGTTTGACCATTGTTGCCATTGGAACTTCTCTTCCTGAATTGGCCAGCTCTATTGCTGCCGCTCGTAAGGGGGAGGACGATTTGGCTGTCGGCAACATTATCGGCTCCAATCTGTTCAATACCTTGATGGTGGTGGGTATTGCCGCTTCCATTTCTCCTATGAACCAGATTGATGGGGAAGTCCTTTATCGCGATATGCCCCTTATGGGAATCTTGACCTTGTCCCTTCTGGTGCTTGGATTCCGCCGTAAGGGTGATGGTCGCATTAACCGCGTTGCCGGCATTGTCCTCTTGCTGGTCTACGTGGCGTACCTGACTATCCTTGGCCTTAAGACTACCGGCGTTCTTTAA
- a CDS encoding porin family protein: MNLKMKSALAIATFAAMSFAQEPAAVAPAAEPAATEAKAEAAYTNLEKEVPETASAAPAAEAPAAEEAAAPVAVRGETEATPAPVAAAPVAEPAPAPVAAPAAEPAPQAVRTAQPAAQKPTYVERVYIGMDGTPVHTVYVAEQAGPDTVTMDQLRGRIPMEFKIGAQASVHSYYMSNGSYGDWDEVSFDGLAWRAGISATIPLNEYTMGVKLGLLYEQSNASENYYIGSGDDRVATHFKFEQKKLDIPVLFTFKSVGSRFFFDMGAQVSIPLQDELKVSFTDPDTKKKVKSSADMIDEDYRNSMDWSLVFGFSVLANKYISLDVRAELGLNDLYDGYLSASGQTDVMDLNLSTSSFGVGVTLYPF, from the coding sequence TGCAATGTCTTTTGCTCAGGAACCCGCTGCTGTAGCACCTGCTGCAGAACCGGCCGCTACCGAAGCTAAGGCTGAAGCCGCTTATACAAATCTTGAAAAGGAAGTTCCTGAAACAGCTTCTGCGGCACCCGCAGCTGAAGCTCCTGCCGCTGAAGAGGCTGCCGCTCCGGTTGCTGTTCGTGGCGAAACTGAAGCAACTCCCGCACCTGTAGCTGCAGCCCCTGTTGCAGAACCTGCTCCCGCTCCCGTTGCTGCTCCCGCGGCAGAACCCGCTCCTCAGGCCGTTCGTACAGCTCAGCCCGCTGCACAGAAGCCTACTTATGTAGAACGAGTCTATATTGGCATGGACGGAACTCCGGTGCATACGGTTTACGTTGCTGAACAGGCTGGTCCGGATACCGTTACCATGGATCAGCTCCGTGGTCGTATTCCTATGGAATTTAAGATTGGCGCTCAGGCTAGTGTTCATAGCTACTACATGAGCAATGGCAGTTATGGCGACTGGGATGAAGTATCCTTTGATGGCCTTGCCTGGCGAGCTGGTATCAGCGCAACCATTCCTCTCAATGAATACACCATGGGTGTAAAGCTTGGTTTGCTCTATGAACAGAGCAATGCTAGCGAAAACTACTACATCGGCTCTGGTGATGACAGGGTTGCCACTCACTTTAAGTTTGAACAGAAGAAACTGGATATTCCTGTCCTGTTCACCTTCAAGTCTGTAGGTTCTCGCTTCTTCTTTGATATGGGTGCCCAAGTGTCCATCCCTCTCCAGGATGAGCTGAAGGTTTCCTTCACCGATCCGGATACCAAGAAGAAGGTAAAGAGCAGTGCTGACATGATTGATGAAGATTACCGTAACTCTATGGACTGGAGCTTGGTATTTGGCTTCTCTGTTCTTGCAAATAAGTATATCTCTCTGGATGTTCGTGCTGAATTGGGCCTGAATGATCTGTATGATGGCTATCTCAGCGCTTCTGGCCAGACGGATGTTATGGACCTGAACCTGAGTACTTCCAGCTTCGGTGTTGGTGTAACTCTTTACCCGTTCTAA